Part of the Streptomyces sp. NBC_01471 genome is shown below.
CATCGGGAAGCTGGTGCATTCCGAGGGTGACCACCACGACGCGAAGCGCTCCGGCGTCCACCGGGTGACGCCGGCCACCTGGCAGCAGCCGGACCTCCCCTCGCCGCTCGGCGCACGGAAAGAGCCGGGCGACCTGTGGATCACGGAACCGACCCTCCGACTCCTCCTGCGCTGCGCGAAACTCGGATACTGCGAAACTCCGGTCATTCACGAATCCTGGACGTCCGGCGCGTCCGAAGGGCTGCTGGAAAAGATGCGCCGTGCCCTCGTGGAAGTACGCAAGGATGCCATTTCCAGGAATGATGAAGTGGCCCTGGAATATGTGAAGTCCATGTATTCTAAGTTCGTGTCAACTATCGGGGAGAGCAGCGCGAACCGTGAGATTCGGCGCCCCGACTGGATGCACATCATTCGCTCCCAGGCATTCGCGAACCTGTGGCTCAAAGCACACAAAGCACACACGTCGGGCCTGACGGTCGTCCAAATGTCCGGAACCGACGAACTGCACGTCGCCGGAGACTGGCAGCAGGTCTTCCCGGAGGGCCGCGACCTGTCCCAGGTCAAAGCGAAGACCATCTACACACTGGGGGAGTAGCCCATGTCCGGCGGAGCAACCGACCTCTGGGGCGAGTGGCAGAAGCACGGCGCCCAGGGGCTGAGCGGCGCGCGGGCTCTCGCGGGCGAGCTGGACCGGATCGCCCGCGAAGGCGGCATCGCCTCACCGGTGACGACCGACCGCGGGCTCTCCGCCCGCCTGCGCTACCTCAACACCCGCCCCGGCCGTGAAGTCCTGCGTGAGCACGGCGTCTCCGCCCGCCTGCTGCGCTCGTGGGGACGCGGGGCCCGTCCCAGCGCCCCCAAGCTCGAAGCGGTCGAGCGGGCCTACCAGGAGCGGCGCAGGGACAACCTGGTGCGCTCGGGTGCGCTGAAGCGCCTGATGGACAACGAAGGCCGCGGCCGCCGCATCGAGATCTACCCCGTCGACCAGACGGCGGTGGACGAGAGGTACCGCCGGCCGAATGTCAGCGAGCGCTCGGTGCAGGCGCGTTACGTCTGGGACGACATGGTCGACGCCTGGGGCAAGGGCGACATGAACACCCTGGACGAGATCTGGGACGACATCATCACCGACCTCGACTCCGACTATGCGGCATACGCCTACGTCGGATCCATCGGAATCGGCGCGTGAAAAACGGATCCTGAAGCCGGAGAACGGGGCCCGTCGCTACAGCGGGGCCCCGTTCTCATATGGGGACGGCTCCTCACGCAATACCGCTTCGGTGCCGATGGTCCAGAGGTACGCATACACGCCGACCCGGAGGAGACCGATGAACTCGCGAAGGATGTTGCCGGCCAGGTCGATCGGCAGGATGGGCCTGGCTCTTGCCGGTGCCCTCGTGATGACCGCCGCGCTTCCCCTCAGCGCTCAGGCCGCAACCGGACAGCTGACCCTCACTCGGGACGACGGGAGCGTGAGCGTGATCTCCAACCCGCGGGACGGCCGGTGCTACTCGCTGCGCGGCGCGGGCGCGGCGCGCGTCGCCAACGACACTGACTCCACAGCATTCGTCTACATGGACAGTGGCTGCAGCGGGCTCGTCTCGCGGGTGGACGCAGGAGAGACCTGGGAGAAGTCCGGGACTCAGGCTGCCGACAGCATCGTGCTCTTCCAGCCCTGATAGTTCTGGAGAGTCAGGGAAATCCTGCCCGCGGACAGAGAGTAATGGTCAAGAGTTGTGGATCCGCCGATCCGCATGGCGTTCAGTCTGCCGCCGAAGGCCAGTGGAGGAATGGTGGTTCGGGTAGTGCCGCGCCGTCCTGCACGTCCAGGTCAGTCCCCTGGGAACGTCCTGTCAGCCGGGCCAGATGGCGGGGGCACCGGCGCGTGCGTGGAACGACGCGACAACCCCGGCCCAGCATCGCTTGGACGAAGTCGCCCGGCACTGCACAGGCGTGTACCCGGCGTCGAGACCTACGTGGTGGACCATCACCTGCTCCCGACGACTGCGGCCCCGGTCGGCACCAGACCCGCGGCGCACCTCACAGGCCAGACCCCGCAGTGCACCTCACAGGCCGAGCCCGCCATGCGCCCGGCTTCCGTGCGGAAGCCGGGCGCTGCGGCGTCAGGACTGATGTAGTACTGGCGCATCGCGGTGAGGAGTTCCGCGACGCTCAGCTTGCCGCTGCCATCGATGTTCCAGTGCCCGGAACGCAGCCGCGCGGCCGTCCGGGGACGTACCGAAGACCTCCTGCCAGGACTGGAACTCCTTCAGCTCAGCGGCACGGTCACCGTTCGCCGTGCCACCGACAGCGGACAGCCCTTCCTCCTCGCCCAGCAAGACCCGTCCCGGAGGGGGCGTTTCCCGACGATCTGCCGGTTACGCCCGGGGTGGCTTCTCCGGCCGGGCGAACCGGACAACGGGCCGGCTCATCAGGCCCTCGAACGCTTCCTGCCAGCAGGCAAGGGCTACGCGGTGACTGAGACCACGGAAAGATCGTCAGTTCCCCCCCCCCACACACACACACCGATGATCGGCGGTGGCCACAGCCGTCCCTCAGCCGACCTACGAGCAAGATCAAGGTCTATGGCTGGAGGTCGCGCCGGTACCAGGTGCCTGACTTGCCGCCGAGATCGGCCGGGGCCGCGGGGCCAACCGGGACGAACCCGGCCTTGGCCAGTA
Proteins encoded:
- a CDS encoding dihydrolipoamide S-succinyltransferase, encoding MAPPAGPLADRVRGRIAEELSAHGGDLEAARAALIRTAVPDVMALFAASRVGGRYEHSEFPPTAGILKKASQKGADQVWEARPKWRSEELHRAARGGHITMEVTALDMNAAYLSALKTWLPIGKLVHSEGDHHDAKRSGVHRVTPATWQQPDLPSPLGARKEPGDLWITEPTLRLLLRCAKLGYCETPVIHESWTSGASEGLLEKMRRALVEVRKDAISRNDEVALEYVKSMYSKFVSTIGESSANREIRRPDWMHIIRSQAFANLWLKAHKAHTSGLTVVQMSGTDELHVAGDWQQVFPEGRDLSQVKAKTIYTLGE